In Candida orthopsilosis Co 90-125, chromosome 4 draft sequence, the genomic stretch TCCTACCTTCTCACCCTCAGCAATAGTTAAATGgatattcttcaacactAAATCTAAATTTTTTCTGTACCTTGtagaaaagttgttgaattgaatatctCCACACTTGTACCAAGCAATTGGCGGTGTGATTATCTTTTTGCTGTCATCCTCCTCCATTGGTAATTCTGTATATTCCAAGCATCGCTCAACAGCGACAATGCTGGTTTCTACTTCGGCCGATTGCCTCACCACTATTCTTAAAGATCCTGTGACCTGTAATGCGTAGGTCATTAAAAACCCTGCCATAGAAGAAGTCAATGGATGTGCAGTCTTAACACTCAAGATCAACATGATCGAAGCGGACAATACAGCCAAACCGCCCACAACTTGCAATCTAAAAAATAGCCATCTGTTGATGGAGGTGAGCATGTATTGGGACTTTAagttgaaatcaacaactttattCATAATAAAGTCAAATCTATCATTCTGTCCATAAGCTCTAATTGTATCAATACCATTCAAACTTTCACCCAAGTGACCATATATTGGAGACCTCGAAACACTGACCAACCTTTTTAACTCTCTTGAGATGGCGACGTAGTAAACCTCGTAATAAGCGTAAATGGCCCCTAGAATCAAAATCAGAATAAAGTAGGCAGGAATTGCAAAGCTAACCACTATTAGGGTGAATATAGTTCGACTAATTTGTGACACGAAAGCCAGAAATATAGCTGGGATTCCATCGTCAATCCTGTTTATATCATTGGTGAATCGATTCATGATTCTTCCGACTGGGGTCCTTTCAAAAAACTCCATAGGAGCACCCATGACTCTCTGTGCCATTAGGTTGTGGATCTTTCTAGATGCATTTATACCAAGCCACATCCTCATTATTAAAGATCTCCCAATTGTCATAAAGGTGGCTCCCACACCCAAAGCAGcataaacaataagaaaGTTCCAAATATCCTTATTTTCACCAGCCTCTGAATTCTTTTCAGTCCAATGCTTAAGCCAGTAATTACTTCCAATGGATAGAAGATTTGACATTATGATAAAACAAATCCACACAAATACCCCTCCAATCGAACAAGCTTTAATATAAGCCATGTAAACTTCCCATTTAACCTTTCCCTTTTGGCTCTCTTCTTGAGTCAGACCTGACTTTAAATTTGgcaacaatttttgcaaaggATCCCAATGAAATGACTCAATACTCGCACGTCTTAATGTCGTTGGTGTTTGAGGTCCGGGCGTTAATTctctttcaaaagattCAGATTCGcttgatgatggtggtggtataGCTGATGAACTCTCCCCTGAATCGTTCCCaaaattcttgatcaaattgtaGATCTTaggatgatgattttgatctACTTCCAGGTATGGAACCGACTCTATAATCATTCCCCTTTCAATCATTGTGACACTGTCTGAATATTTCAACACCAGGATCGAATTGGTGCATAAAATGATTGTTTTAGAACCCAACAATCCACTTTTGGATAGAACTTGGTCAATTATTTTCCTACCCACATGCGAATCAACAGCTGATAGAATATCATCCAACAAGTAGATGTCCGCTCTGGCATATACTGCTCTCGCGAGTGCTAGTCTAGCCTTTTGTCCACCAGACAAACTGACCCCTTTCTCCCCGACTTGTGTTTCATCTCCATCTGGTAAAATCTTCAAGTCTTGCTCTAGCTGGCACGCGGAGATAGTCAACTTGTAAAATTCAGAATCAAATCTACATCCAAATAGAATGTTTTCCTTTACAGAAGCATTCATAATCCAAGGACTTTGAGCGCAATAAGCTATCGAGCCGTGGACTTTTACAATCGGCTTCCTGGGTAGATGTCCTTTTATGCAAACCATTTGACCAAGGAGTGCGTATAGCAAAGACGTCTTTCCACTTCCAACCTTACCAATTATACAGGACAAACTTCCAACAGGAGCTTCGAAATTAACATCTTTTAACGCATGTGATTCATTTGAGTTAGCTACCTCGTTTTCGCCGTCGTCGTAGTATTTTGGTCTGGTCCAATAGAATGAGGCGTTGATTATCTCTACTGCGTTTCCCAGCGTATCATTCGAGTCCACTACTTTGTTTATTGCGTGGGGGTCTAGCTCCTCATTAACCAAAAAATTGCGCACTCTTCCCAACGCAACCTTTCCTTCAATATATGAGTTTATGGTCTCTGAGAATTCCAAGATGGGACTTGAGACCAAATTTAACAAACTCAATGCAGGAAAAACAATATCCGAAGTCAATGGCTTCTTTTGTGTTAAAACATACGACCCAAAGCAAAGCAAGTTCATCAAGATTGGTATCAAAGaccaaacaaaatttgaaatctgATTGTAGAATCTAACCTTtatcaagtttttcaattcgCGATCATTCCTAGCCTCTGACAACTTTGCCAACATAGGTTTCTCCCATGCGAATAACTTGATacttttgattgatgttaGAATTTCATTAATCACCCCCGTTCTAGcatccttcaatttcatttgttttttgttcCAACTTGTAATGTACTTGACCAAGATTGCGTTAATTGGTAAAGCCACCGCGATGGCTACAAAACCAGCAAATGTAGATACCCCTAATAATGGCCACAAAGATATCAACCCTAAAATTATATCAAAGGGAGCGATAATCAAGGTACTAATATTCGTCATTGTAGACGAAATTCTATTGATATCAACTGacatcaaattgatgatgtcaCCAGATGAGCTATTCAATCTTGCCTCGCTTGATAATTTTAAAGTCTTTTTGTAAACCAAAGATGTAAGTGAGCTTCTGATATTCAAGctattttccaaatttctcaacatgtatttgttgtttaatgCATTTTGGGCCACTGTATTTGCAAAAATCCccaaacaaatcaataatCCACGTAACATTGGTGGACTTTTGATagtaaaaaataaaataagAAATCTTAACAACTGTGGCCTGGTGAAATTAAGTGCTCTAGCCGCTAGTTCATAGCCAAATGCCACGAATAGACCCTTACCAAACGAGTTGAACAAACTGACCAATAAACTCCCATTATTCCAATGCTTTTCCAACATGGTGGTAGAATATATTGTTGAGATTGTTTTTGGTGTATTTGGCAATTCAGTATTTGTTACAGTTTTACTCTTGTAGGAATTGACGATTAACTCATTCATCCACGTAAATGTGAGGCGTTGTAGTATATTGGGTTCTTCTAATTTGTCTGCTCGTCCCGTTCTTTTGTATTCCTCAATTAAATCCCTACTTGGTGTccatttgaaatattcCACTATGAATATGTTGATACTATTGAGCACCACAATAATCTCAATAACCAGAATCGATTTGACCAGCTGGATAATTACCCAATCTGTGTAATTGTCTTGGAAATATAGTGAAATAGCAAATACACTAAAGCAGGGCCAGAAAACAAGTAATATATCTAGCTGTATGGGAGAACTCACAACCTCCAACACATGTAAAGGCAAGATAACACATAGCATCACAACATTAGACAAACCAAATGCAATAATTTTCTGATCCGCCAATCTCTCATGTATACTGATAAAGCTACTTATGTATGCAAATAAAACGACCTGAAAGAGTACCGATGCTACTCGTACGTACTGTGCACAACCTACGTTATCAAGCAAGTAATTTGGACGATTAAACTTCTTCCACTGTCGCCATAAAGTAAACCCTCCCCATAGAAGCATGAATGTAGCAAATATTGATACCATCATAGTGTAAAAACAAGGGTTAAAAGcattttcattgtttggTGCCATCG encodes the following:
- a CDS encoding ABC transporter is translated as MDYPKLTCGLQSVLVPMAPNNENAFNPCFYTMMVSIFATFMLLWGGFTLWRQWKKFNRPNYLLDNVGCAQYVRVASVLFQVVLFAYISSFISIHERLADQKIIAFGLSNVVMLCVILPLHVLEVVSSPIQLDILLVFWPCFSVFAISLYFQDNYTDWVIIQSVKSISVIEIIVVLNSINIFIVEYFKWTPSRDLIEEYKRTGRADKLEEPNILQRLTFTWMNELIVNSYKSKTVTNTELPNTPKTISTIYSTTMLEKHWNNGSLLVSLFNSFGKGLFVAFGYELAARALNFTRPQLLRFLILFFTIKSPPMLRGLLICLGIFANTVAQNALNNKYMLRNLENSLNIRSSLTSLVYKKTLKLSSEARLNSSSGDIINLMSVDINRISSTMTNISTLIIAPFDIILGLISLWPLLGVSTFAGFVAIAVALPINAILVKYITSWNKKQMKLKDARTGVINEILTSIKSIKLFAWEKPMLAKLSEARNDRELKNLIKVRFYNQISNFVWSLIPILMNLLCFGSYVLTQKKPLTSDIVFPALSLLNLVSSPILEFSETINSYIEGKVALGRVRNFLVNEELDPHAINKVVDSNDTSGNAVEIINASFYWTRPKYYDDGENEVANSNESHALKDVNFEAPVGSLSCIIGKVGSGKTSLLYALLGQMVCIKGHLPRKPIVKVHGSIAYCAQSPWIMNASVKENILFGCRFDSEFYKLTISACQLEQDLKILPDGDETQVGEKGVSLSGGQKARLALARAVYARADIYLLDDILSAVDSHVGRKIIDQVLSKSGLLGSKTIILCTNSISVLKYSDSVTMIERGMIIESVPYSEVDQNHHPKIYNLIKNFGNDSGESSSAIPPPSSSESESFERELTPGPQTPTTLRRASIESFHWDPLQKLLPNLKSGSTQEESQKGKVKWEVYMAYIKACSIGGVFVWICFIIMSNLLSIGSNYWLKHWTEKNSEAGENKDIWNFLIVYAALGVGATFMTIGRSLIMRMWLGINASRKIHNLMAQRVMGAPMEFFERTPVGRIMNRFTNDINRIDDGIPAIFSAFVSQISRTIFTLIVVSFAIPAYFISILILGAIYAYYEVYYVAISRELKRLVSVSRSPIYGHLGESLNGIDTIRAYGQNDRFDFIMNKVVDFNLKSQYMLTSINRWLFFRLQVVGGLAVLSASIMLILSVKTAHPLTSSMAGFLMTYALQVTGSLRIVVRQSAEVETSIVAVERCLEYTELPMEEDDSKKIITPPIAWYKCGDIQFNNFSTRYRKNLDLVLKNIHLTIAEGEKVGVVGRTGAGKSSLALAIFRIIEPVEGNVDINSINTSAISLYELRHRLSIIPQDSQLFQGTIRQNLDPFNYYTDGEIWNALDLAHLKDHVAQLNSDDVAKTDEHYTKDAQELTSNKLLHKVKEGGSNFSAGQRQLMSLARVLLKMNDSKILVLDEATAAVDVETDKIIQETIRKQFKDKTIVTIAHRLETVMDSDKILVLDEGEVAEFDSPQNLLESKQGIFYGLCEQGGYLS